The following proteins are co-located in the Synchiropus splendidus isolate RoL2022-P1 chromosome 14, RoL_Sspl_1.0, whole genome shotgun sequence genome:
- the LOC128771361 gene encoding olfactomedin-like protein 3 isoform X8 encodes MPQMRPGSGRVGEGGWTVPHLDQNLSAAGTDDRSESGSDWVEPVPNMDRSFILLLALCLTCSPVRSQSPGQDSFIIQYLERRLLQMEERLSRCEQNTARLTQTTYDLSSQVRAHRSTVHVLQSEVRSQVDGVSARVDRVERELEYLEKKIPLSSDIQMEEALLEQQIQAAELELIQNRAKLQLQSADCSVALSQIKSLKIVKKTGDVSGSWFKDPTAGSQKIYLLSGVRNHTLLEFGSLQSFSSNATPPPRVLQLPASWQGTGHVVYGGFLFYHKADTPNQILKVSLESGGVVDSALLPGAGRLPVYGLNPDTYLHLAVDQLGLWVLHADPDYAGNLILTKLDKASLAVELTWDTPCQSRDAEGAFLICGTLYVVYNSRHGGRSAVQCVYDIHHTLGSGETPVRFFPKRYTSHSSLSYHPGDQQLFTWDDGYQTVYQVETRRNLAQPAGG; translated from the exons ATGCCACAGATGAGACCCGGGTCAGGAAGGGTGGGGGAGGGAGGATGGACTGTTCCTCACTTGGATCAGaacctctctgcagctggaacAGATGACAGAAGTGAGTCTGGATCAGACTGGGTCGAGCCGGTTCCGAACATGGATCGGTCCTTTATCCTCCTGCTGGCCCTCTGTCTGACCTGCAGCCCAGTCCGGAGCCAGAGCCCGGGTCAGGACTCCTTCATCATCCAGTACCTGGAGAGAAGACTGCTCCAGATGGAG GAGCGCCTGAGCCGCTGCGAGCAGAACACGGCCCGCCTCACGCAGACGACCTACGACCTGTCCTCCCAGGTGCGCGCGCACCGGTCCACGGTCCACGTCCTCCA gtcagaggtcaggagcCAGGTGGACGGCGTGTCGGCCCGGGTGGACCGAGTGGAGCGGGAGctggagtacctggagaagAAGATCCCGCTGTCGTCCGACATCCAGATGGAGGAGGctctgctggagcagcagatcCAGGCGGCCGAGCTGGAGCTGATCCAGAACAGGGCCAAGCTCCAGCTGCAGAGCG CAGACTGCAGCGTGGCGCTGAGTCAGATCAAGTCCCTGAAGATCGTGAAGAAGACGGGAGACGTTTCTGGATCCTGGTTCAAGGACCCGACAGCAGGCTCCCAGAAG ATCTACCTGCTGAGCGGCGTCCGGAACCACACGCTGCTGGAGTTCGGCTCCCTGCAGAGCTTCAGCAGCAATGCCACCCCCCCACCCAGAGTCCTCCAGCTGCCCGCGTCCTGGCAGGGCACCGGCCACGTGGTCTACGGCGGCTTCCTCTTCTACCACAAGGCCGACACCCCCAACCAGATCCTCAAG GTGTCTCTGGAGAGCGGCGGCGTGGTGGACAGCGCCCTGCTTCCCGGGGCCGGGCGCCTCCCAGTCTACGGCCTGAACCCCGACACCTACCTGCACTTGGCCGTGGACCAGCTGGGCCTGTGGGTGCTTCACGCTGACCCGGACTACGCTGGGAACCTGATTCTGACCAAGCTGGACAAAG CCAGCCTGGCCGTGGAGCTCACGTGGGACACGCCGTGCCAGAGCCGCGACGCAGAGGGAGCCTTCCTCATCTGCGGGACTCTCTACGTGGTCTACAACTCGCGTCACGGCGGGCGCTCCGCCGTCCAGTGCGTCTACGACATCCACCACACCCTTGGCAG CGGGGAGACTCCCGTCCGGTTCTTCCCCAAGCGCTACACCAGCCACAGCAGCCTCAGCTACCACCCCGGCGACCAGCAGCTCTTCACCTGGGACGACGGCTACCAGACCGTGTACCAGGTGGAGACGCGCCGGAACCTTGCGCAGCCCGCTGGCGGCTGA
- the LOC128771361 gene encoding olfactomedin-like protein 3 isoform X5, which produces MPQMRPGSGRVGEGGWTVPHLDQNLSAAGTDDRSESGSDWVEPVPNMDRSFILLLALCLTCSPVRSQSPGQDSFIIQYLERRLLQMEERLSRCEQNTARLTQTTYDLSSQVRAHRSTVHVLQSEVRSQVDGVSARVDRVERELEYLEKKIPLSSDIQMEEALLEQQIQAAELELIQNRAKLQLQSADCSVALSQIKSLKIVKKTGDVSGSWFKDPTAGSQKIYLLSGVRNHTLLEFGSLQSFSSNATPPPRVLQLPASWQGTGHVVYGGFLFYHKADTPNQILKVSLESGGVVDSALLPGAGRLPVYGLNPDTYLHLAVDQLGLWVLHADPDYAGNLILTKLDKAWPWSSRGTRRARAATQREPSSSAGLSTWSTTRVTAGAPPSSASTTSTTPLAAGRLPSGSSPSATPATAASATTPATSSSSPGTTATRPCTRWRRAGTLRSPLAADHRARVAPLSPQLCGGFSLLLNNKPLLGCLNHWE; this is translated from the exons ATGCCACAGATGAGACCCGGGTCAGGAAGGGTGGGGGAGGGAGGATGGACTGTTCCTCACTTGGATCAGaacctctctgcagctggaacAGATGACAGAAGTGAGTCTGGATCAGACTGGGTCGAGCCGGTTCCGAACATGGATCGGTCCTTTATCCTCCTGCTGGCCCTCTGTCTGACCTGCAGCCCAGTCCGGAGCCAGAGCCCGGGTCAGGACTCCTTCATCATCCAGTACCTGGAGAGAAGACTGCTCCAGATGGAG GAGCGCCTGAGCCGCTGCGAGCAGAACACGGCCCGCCTCACGCAGACGACCTACGACCTGTCCTCCCAGGTGCGCGCGCACCGGTCCACGGTCCACGTCCTCCA gtcagaggtcaggagcCAGGTGGACGGCGTGTCGGCCCGGGTGGACCGAGTGGAGCGGGAGctggagtacctggagaagAAGATCCCGCTGTCGTCCGACATCCAGATGGAGGAGGctctgctggagcagcagatcCAGGCGGCCGAGCTGGAGCTGATCCAGAACAGGGCCAAGCTCCAGCTGCAGAGCG CAGACTGCAGCGTGGCGCTGAGTCAGATCAAGTCCCTGAAGATCGTGAAGAAGACGGGAGACGTTTCTGGATCCTGGTTCAAGGACCCGACAGCAGGCTCCCAGAAG ATCTACCTGCTGAGCGGCGTCCGGAACCACACGCTGCTGGAGTTCGGCTCCCTGCAGAGCTTCAGCAGCAATGCCACCCCCCCACCCAGAGTCCTCCAGCTGCCCGCGTCCTGGCAGGGCACCGGCCACGTGGTCTACGGCGGCTTCCTCTTCTACCACAAGGCCGACACCCCCAACCAGATCCTCAAG GTGTCTCTGGAGAGCGGCGGCGTGGTGGACAGCGCCCTGCTTCCCGGGGCCGGGCGCCTCCCAGTCTACGGCCTGAACCCCGACACCTACCTGCACTTGGCCGTGGACCAGCTGGGCCTGTGGGTGCTTCACGCTGACCCGGACTACGCTGGGAACCTGATTCTGACCAAGCTGGACAAAG CCTGGCCGTGGAGCTCACGTGGGACACGCCGTGCCAGAGCCGCGACGCAGAGGGAGCCTTCCTCATCTGCGGGACTCTCTACGTGGTCTACAACTCGCGTCACGGCGGGCGCTCCGCCGTCCAGTGCGTCTACGACATCCACCACACCCTTGGCAG CGGGGAGACTCCCGTCCGGTTCTTCCCCAAGCGCTACACCAGCCACAGCAGCCTCAGCTACCACCCCGGCGACCAGCAGCTCTTCACCTGGGACGACGGCTACCAGACCGTGTACCAGGTGGAGACGCGCCGGAACCTTGCGCAGCCCGCTGGCGGCTGACCACCGGGCCAGAGTGGCGCCTCTGTCCCCGCAGCTCTGCGGTGGCTTCAGCTTGTTGCTCAACAATAAACCTTTGCTCGGCTGCCTGAATCACTGGGAATGA
- the LOC128771361 gene encoding uncharacterized protein LOC128771361 isoform X7, protein MPQMRPGSGRVGEGGWTVPHLDQNLSAAGTDDRTQSGARARVRTPSSSSTWREDCSRWRSEVRSQVDGVSARVDRVERELEYLEKKIPLSSDIQMEEALLEQQIQAAELELIQNRAKLQLQSADCSVALSQIKSLKIVKKTGDVSGSWFKDPTAGSQKIYLLSGVRNHTLLEFGSLQSFSSNATPPPRVLQLPASWQGTGHVVYGGFLFYHKADTPNQILKVSLESGGVVDSALLPGAGRLPVYGLNPDTYLHLAVDQLGLWVLHADPDYAGNLILTKLDKGGSTSFLPREDAAACLCLLPSQPGRGAHVGHAVPEPRRRGSLPHLRDSLRGLQLASRRALRRPVRLRHPPHPWQASGKVRLLWCLPGQSCPLSAAGRLPSGSSPSATPATAASATTPATSSSSPGTTATRPCTRWRRAGTLRSPLAADHRARVAPLSPQLCGGFSLLLNNKPLLGCLNHWE, encoded by the exons ATGCCACAGATGAGACCCGGGTCAGGAAGGGTGGGGGAGGGAGGATGGACTGTTCCTCACTTGGATCAGaacctctctgcagctggaacAGATGACAGAA CCCAGTCCGGAGCCAGAGCCCGGGTCAGGACTCCTTCATCATCCAGTACCTGGAGAGAAGACTGCTCCAGATGGAG gtcagaggtcaggagcCAGGTGGACGGCGTGTCGGCCCGGGTGGACCGAGTGGAGCGGGAGctggagtacctggagaagAAGATCCCGCTGTCGTCCGACATCCAGATGGAGGAGGctctgctggagcagcagatcCAGGCGGCCGAGCTGGAGCTGATCCAGAACAGGGCCAAGCTCCAGCTGCAGAGCG CAGACTGCAGCGTGGCGCTGAGTCAGATCAAGTCCCTGAAGATCGTGAAGAAGACGGGAGACGTTTCTGGATCCTGGTTCAAGGACCCGACAGCAGGCTCCCAGAAG ATCTACCTGCTGAGCGGCGTCCGGAACCACACGCTGCTGGAGTTCGGCTCCCTGCAGAGCTTCAGCAGCAATGCCACCCCCCCACCCAGAGTCCTCCAGCTGCCCGCGTCCTGGCAGGGCACCGGCCACGTGGTCTACGGCGGCTTCCTCTTCTACCACAAGGCCGACACCCCCAACCAGATCCTCAAG GTGTCTCTGGAGAGCGGCGGCGTGGTGGACAGCGCCCTGCTTCCCGGGGCCGGGCGCCTCCCAGTCTACGGCCTGAACCCCGACACCTACCTGCACTTGGCCGTGGACCAGCTGGGCCTGTGGGTGCTTCACGCTGACCCGGACTACGCTGGGAACCTGATTCTGACCAAGCTGGACAAAGGTGGGTCGACGTCGTTTCTCCCCCGTGAAGACGCAGCAGCCTGTCTGTGCCTCCTCCCCAGCCAGCCTGGCCGTGGAGCTCACGTGGGACACGCCGTGCCAGAGCCGCGACGCAGAGGGAGCCTTCCTCATCTGCGGGACTCTCTACGTGGTCTACAACTCGCGTCACGGCGGGCGCTCCGCCGTCCAGTGCGTCTACGACATCCACCACACCCTTGGCAGGCGAGTGGAAAGGTCAGGCTCCTCTGGTGTCTCCCAGGTCAAAGCTGTCCCCTCTCTGCAGCGGGGAGACTCCCGTCCGGTTCTTCCCCAAGCGCTACACCAGCCACAGCAGCCTCAGCTACCACCCCGGCGACCAGCAGCTCTTCACCTGGGACGACGGCTACCAGACCGTGTACCAGGTGGAGACGCGCCGGAACCTTGCGCAGCCCGCTGGCGGCTGACCACCGGGCCAGAGTGGCGCCTCTGTCCCCGCAGCTCTGCGGTGGCTTCAGCTTGTTGCTCAACAATAAACCTTTGCTCGGCTGCCTGAATCACTGGGAATGA
- the LOC128771361 gene encoding olfactomedin-like protein 3 isoform X6 — MPQMRPGSGRVGEGGWTVPHLDQNLSAAGTDDRSESGSDWVEPVPNMDRSFILLLALCLTCSPVRSQSPGQDSFIIQYLERRLLQMEERLSRCEQNTARLTQTTYDLSSQVRAHRSTVHVLQSEVRSQVDGVSARVDRVERELEYLEKKIPLSSDIQMEEALLEQQIQAAELELIQNRAKLQLQSADCSVALSQIKSLKIVKKTGDVSGSWFKDPTAGSQKIYLLSGVRNHTLLEFGSLQSFSSNATPPPRVLQLPASWQGTGHVVYGGFLFYHKADTPNQILKVSLESGGVVDSALLPGAGRLPVYGLNPDTYLHLAVDQLGLWVLHADPDYAGNLILTKLDKAWPWSSRGTRRARAATQREPSSSAGLSTWSTTRVTAGAPPSSASTTSTTPLAGEWKGQAPLVSPRSKLSPLCSGETPVRFFPKRYTSHSSLSYHPGDQQLFTWDDGYQTVYQVETRRNLAQPAGG, encoded by the exons ATGCCACAGATGAGACCCGGGTCAGGAAGGGTGGGGGAGGGAGGATGGACTGTTCCTCACTTGGATCAGaacctctctgcagctggaacAGATGACAGAAGTGAGTCTGGATCAGACTGGGTCGAGCCGGTTCCGAACATGGATCGGTCCTTTATCCTCCTGCTGGCCCTCTGTCTGACCTGCAGCCCAGTCCGGAGCCAGAGCCCGGGTCAGGACTCCTTCATCATCCAGTACCTGGAGAGAAGACTGCTCCAGATGGAG GAGCGCCTGAGCCGCTGCGAGCAGAACACGGCCCGCCTCACGCAGACGACCTACGACCTGTCCTCCCAGGTGCGCGCGCACCGGTCCACGGTCCACGTCCTCCA gtcagaggtcaggagcCAGGTGGACGGCGTGTCGGCCCGGGTGGACCGAGTGGAGCGGGAGctggagtacctggagaagAAGATCCCGCTGTCGTCCGACATCCAGATGGAGGAGGctctgctggagcagcagatcCAGGCGGCCGAGCTGGAGCTGATCCAGAACAGGGCCAAGCTCCAGCTGCAGAGCG CAGACTGCAGCGTGGCGCTGAGTCAGATCAAGTCCCTGAAGATCGTGAAGAAGACGGGAGACGTTTCTGGATCCTGGTTCAAGGACCCGACAGCAGGCTCCCAGAAG ATCTACCTGCTGAGCGGCGTCCGGAACCACACGCTGCTGGAGTTCGGCTCCCTGCAGAGCTTCAGCAGCAATGCCACCCCCCCACCCAGAGTCCTCCAGCTGCCCGCGTCCTGGCAGGGCACCGGCCACGTGGTCTACGGCGGCTTCCTCTTCTACCACAAGGCCGACACCCCCAACCAGATCCTCAAG GTGTCTCTGGAGAGCGGCGGCGTGGTGGACAGCGCCCTGCTTCCCGGGGCCGGGCGCCTCCCAGTCTACGGCCTGAACCCCGACACCTACCTGCACTTGGCCGTGGACCAGCTGGGCCTGTGGGTGCTTCACGCTGACCCGGACTACGCTGGGAACCTGATTCTGACCAAGCTGGACAAAG CCTGGCCGTGGAGCTCACGTGGGACACGCCGTGCCAGAGCCGCGACGCAGAGGGAGCCTTCCTCATCTGCGGGACTCTCTACGTGGTCTACAACTCGCGTCACGGCGGGCGCTCCGCCGTCCAGTGCGTCTACGACATCCACCACACCCTTGGCAGGCGAGTGGAAAGGTCAGGCTCCTCTGGTGTCTCCCAGGTCAAAGCTGTCCCCTCTCTGCAGCGGGGAGACTCCCGTCCGGTTCTTCCCCAAGCGCTACACCAGCCACAGCAGCCTCAGCTACCACCCCGGCGACCAGCAGCTCTTCACCTGGGACGACGGCTACCAGACCGTGTACCAGGTGGAGACGCGCCGGAACCTTGCGCAGCCCGCTGGCGGCTGA
- the LOC128771361 gene encoding olfactomedin-like protein 3A isoform X2: protein MPQMRPGSGRVGEGGWTVPHLDQNLSAAGTDDRSESGSDWVEPVPNMDRSFILLLALCLTCSPVRSQSPGQDSFIIQYLERRLLQMEERLSRCEQNTARLTQTTYDLSSQVRAHRSTVHVLQSEVRSQVDGVSARVDRVERELEYLEKKIPLSSDIQMEEALLEQQIQAAELELIQNRAKLQLQSDCSVALSQIKSLKIVKKTGDVSGSWFKDPTAGSQKIYLLSGVRNHTLLEFGSLQSFSSNATPPPRVLQLPASWQGTGHVVYGGFLFYHKADTPNQILKVSLESGGVVDSALLPGAGRLPVYGLNPDTYLHLAVDQLGLWVLHADPDYAGNLILTKLDKGGSTSFLPREDAAACLCLLPSQPGRGAHVGHAVPEPRRRGSLPHLRDSLRGLQLASRRALRRPVRLRHPPHPWQASGKVRLLWCLPGQSCPLSAAGRLPSGSSPSATPATAASATTPATSSSSPGTTATRPCTRWRRAGTLRSPLAADHRARVAPLSPQLCGGFSLLLNNKPLLGCLNHWE from the exons ATGCCACAGATGAGACCCGGGTCAGGAAGGGTGGGGGAGGGAGGATGGACTGTTCCTCACTTGGATCAGaacctctctgcagctggaacAGATGACAGAAGTGAGTCTGGATCAGACTGGGTCGAGCCGGTTCCGAACATGGATCGGTCCTTTATCCTCCTGCTGGCCCTCTGTCTGACCTGCAGCCCAGTCCGGAGCCAGAGCCCGGGTCAGGACTCCTTCATCATCCAGTACCTGGAGAGAAGACTGCTCCAGATGGAG GAGCGCCTGAGCCGCTGCGAGCAGAACACGGCCCGCCTCACGCAGACGACCTACGACCTGTCCTCCCAGGTGCGCGCGCACCGGTCCACGGTCCACGTCCTCCA gtcagaggtcaggagcCAGGTGGACGGCGTGTCGGCCCGGGTGGACCGAGTGGAGCGGGAGctggagtacctggagaagAAGATCCCGCTGTCGTCCGACATCCAGATGGAGGAGGctctgctggagcagcagatcCAGGCGGCCGAGCTGGAGCTGATCCAGAACAGGGCCAAGCTCCAGCTGCAGAGCG ACTGCAGCGTGGCGCTGAGTCAGATCAAGTCCCTGAAGATCGTGAAGAAGACGGGAGACGTTTCTGGATCCTGGTTCAAGGACCCGACAGCAGGCTCCCAGAAG ATCTACCTGCTGAGCGGCGTCCGGAACCACACGCTGCTGGAGTTCGGCTCCCTGCAGAGCTTCAGCAGCAATGCCACCCCCCCACCCAGAGTCCTCCAGCTGCCCGCGTCCTGGCAGGGCACCGGCCACGTGGTCTACGGCGGCTTCCTCTTCTACCACAAGGCCGACACCCCCAACCAGATCCTCAAG GTGTCTCTGGAGAGCGGCGGCGTGGTGGACAGCGCCCTGCTTCCCGGGGCCGGGCGCCTCCCAGTCTACGGCCTGAACCCCGACACCTACCTGCACTTGGCCGTGGACCAGCTGGGCCTGTGGGTGCTTCACGCTGACCCGGACTACGCTGGGAACCTGATTCTGACCAAGCTGGACAAAGGTGGGTCGACGTCGTTTCTCCCCCGTGAAGACGCAGCAGCCTGTCTGTGCCTCCTCCCCAGCCAGCCTGGCCGTGGAGCTCACGTGGGACACGCCGTGCCAGAGCCGCGACGCAGAGGGAGCCTTCCTCATCTGCGGGACTCTCTACGTGGTCTACAACTCGCGTCACGGCGGGCGCTCCGCCGTCCAGTGCGTCTACGACATCCACCACACCCTTGGCAGGCGAGTGGAAAGGTCAGGCTCCTCTGGTGTCTCCCAGGTCAAAGCTGTCCCCTCTCTGCAGCGGGGAGACTCCCGTCCGGTTCTTCCCCAAGCGCTACACCAGCCACAGCAGCCTCAGCTACCACCCCGGCGACCAGCAGCTCTTCACCTGGGACGACGGCTACCAGACCGTGTACCAGGTGGAGACGCGCCGGAACCTTGCGCAGCCCGCTGGCGGCTGACCACCGGGCCAGAGTGGCGCCTCTGTCCCCGCAGCTCTGCGGTGGCTTCAGCTTGTTGCTCAACAATAAACCTTTGCTCGGCTGCCTGAATCACTGGGAATGA
- the LOC128771361 gene encoding olfactomedin-like protein 3A isoform X9, whose translation MPQMRPGSGRVGEGGWTVPHLDQNLSAAGTDDRSESGSDWVEPVPNMDRSFILLLALCLTCSPVRSQSPGQDSFIIQYLERRLLQMEERLSRCEQNTARLTQTTYDLSSQVRAHRSTVHVLQSEVRSQVDGVSARVDRVERELEYLEKKIPLSSDIQMEEALLEQQIQAAELELIQNRAKLQLQSDCSVALSQIKSLKIVKKTGDVSGSWFKDPTAGSQKIYLLSGVRNHTLLEFGSLQSFSSNATPPPRVLQLPASWQGTGHVVYGGFLFYHKADTPNQILKVSLESGGVVDSALLPGAGRLPVYGLNPDTYLHLAVDQLGLWVLHADPDYAGNLILTKLDKASLAVELTWDTPCQSRDAEGAFLICGTLYVVYNSRHGGRSAVQCVYDIHHTLGSGETPVRFFPKRYTSHSSLSYHPGDQQLFTWDDGYQTVYQVETRRNLAQPAGG comes from the exons ATGCCACAGATGAGACCCGGGTCAGGAAGGGTGGGGGAGGGAGGATGGACTGTTCCTCACTTGGATCAGaacctctctgcagctggaacAGATGACAGAAGTGAGTCTGGATCAGACTGGGTCGAGCCGGTTCCGAACATGGATCGGTCCTTTATCCTCCTGCTGGCCCTCTGTCTGACCTGCAGCCCAGTCCGGAGCCAGAGCCCGGGTCAGGACTCCTTCATCATCCAGTACCTGGAGAGAAGACTGCTCCAGATGGAG GAGCGCCTGAGCCGCTGCGAGCAGAACACGGCCCGCCTCACGCAGACGACCTACGACCTGTCCTCCCAGGTGCGCGCGCACCGGTCCACGGTCCACGTCCTCCA gtcagaggtcaggagcCAGGTGGACGGCGTGTCGGCCCGGGTGGACCGAGTGGAGCGGGAGctggagtacctggagaagAAGATCCCGCTGTCGTCCGACATCCAGATGGAGGAGGctctgctggagcagcagatcCAGGCGGCCGAGCTGGAGCTGATCCAGAACAGGGCCAAGCTCCAGCTGCAGAGCG ACTGCAGCGTGGCGCTGAGTCAGATCAAGTCCCTGAAGATCGTGAAGAAGACGGGAGACGTTTCTGGATCCTGGTTCAAGGACCCGACAGCAGGCTCCCAGAAG ATCTACCTGCTGAGCGGCGTCCGGAACCACACGCTGCTGGAGTTCGGCTCCCTGCAGAGCTTCAGCAGCAATGCCACCCCCCCACCCAGAGTCCTCCAGCTGCCCGCGTCCTGGCAGGGCACCGGCCACGTGGTCTACGGCGGCTTCCTCTTCTACCACAAGGCCGACACCCCCAACCAGATCCTCAAG GTGTCTCTGGAGAGCGGCGGCGTGGTGGACAGCGCCCTGCTTCCCGGGGCCGGGCGCCTCCCAGTCTACGGCCTGAACCCCGACACCTACCTGCACTTGGCCGTGGACCAGCTGGGCCTGTGGGTGCTTCACGCTGACCCGGACTACGCTGGGAACCTGATTCTGACCAAGCTGGACAAAG CCAGCCTGGCCGTGGAGCTCACGTGGGACACGCCGTGCCAGAGCCGCGACGCAGAGGGAGCCTTCCTCATCTGCGGGACTCTCTACGTGGTCTACAACTCGCGTCACGGCGGGCGCTCCGCCGTCCAGTGCGTCTACGACATCCACCACACCCTTGGCAG CGGGGAGACTCCCGTCCGGTTCTTCCCCAAGCGCTACACCAGCCACAGCAGCCTCAGCTACCACCCCGGCGACCAGCAGCTCTTCACCTGGGACGACGGCTACCAGACCGTGTACCAGGTGGAGACGCGCCGGAACCTTGCGCAGCCCGCTGGCGGCTGA
- the LOC128771361 gene encoding olfactomedin-like protein 3 isoform X1, which yields MPQMRPGSGRVGEGGWTVPHLDQNLSAAGTDDRSESGSDWVEPVPNMDRSFILLLALCLTCSPVRSQSPGQDSFIIQYLERRLLQMEERLSRCEQNTARLTQTTYDLSSQVRAHRSTVHVLQSEVRSQVDGVSARVDRVERELEYLEKKIPLSSDIQMEEALLEQQIQAAELELIQNRAKLQLQSADCSVALSQIKSLKIVKKTGDVSGSWFKDPTAGSQKIYLLSGVRNHTLLEFGSLQSFSSNATPPPRVLQLPASWQGTGHVVYGGFLFYHKADTPNQILKVSLESGGVVDSALLPGAGRLPVYGLNPDTYLHLAVDQLGLWVLHADPDYAGNLILTKLDKGGSTSFLPREDAAACLCLLPSQPGRGAHVGHAVPEPRRRGSLPHLRDSLRGLQLASRRALRRPVRLRHPPHPWQASGKVRLLWCLPGQSCPLSAAGRLPSGSSPSATPATAASATTPATSSSSPGTTATRPCTRWRRAGTLRSPLAADHRARVAPLSPQLCGGFSLLLNNKPLLGCLNHWE from the exons ATGCCACAGATGAGACCCGGGTCAGGAAGGGTGGGGGAGGGAGGATGGACTGTTCCTCACTTGGATCAGaacctctctgcagctggaacAGATGACAGAAGTGAGTCTGGATCAGACTGGGTCGAGCCGGTTCCGAACATGGATCGGTCCTTTATCCTCCTGCTGGCCCTCTGTCTGACCTGCAGCCCAGTCCGGAGCCAGAGCCCGGGTCAGGACTCCTTCATCATCCAGTACCTGGAGAGAAGACTGCTCCAGATGGAG GAGCGCCTGAGCCGCTGCGAGCAGAACACGGCCCGCCTCACGCAGACGACCTACGACCTGTCCTCCCAGGTGCGCGCGCACCGGTCCACGGTCCACGTCCTCCA gtcagaggtcaggagcCAGGTGGACGGCGTGTCGGCCCGGGTGGACCGAGTGGAGCGGGAGctggagtacctggagaagAAGATCCCGCTGTCGTCCGACATCCAGATGGAGGAGGctctgctggagcagcagatcCAGGCGGCCGAGCTGGAGCTGATCCAGAACAGGGCCAAGCTCCAGCTGCAGAGCG CAGACTGCAGCGTGGCGCTGAGTCAGATCAAGTCCCTGAAGATCGTGAAGAAGACGGGAGACGTTTCTGGATCCTGGTTCAAGGACCCGACAGCAGGCTCCCAGAAG ATCTACCTGCTGAGCGGCGTCCGGAACCACACGCTGCTGGAGTTCGGCTCCCTGCAGAGCTTCAGCAGCAATGCCACCCCCCCACCCAGAGTCCTCCAGCTGCCCGCGTCCTGGCAGGGCACCGGCCACGTGGTCTACGGCGGCTTCCTCTTCTACCACAAGGCCGACACCCCCAACCAGATCCTCAAG GTGTCTCTGGAGAGCGGCGGCGTGGTGGACAGCGCCCTGCTTCCCGGGGCCGGGCGCCTCCCAGTCTACGGCCTGAACCCCGACACCTACCTGCACTTGGCCGTGGACCAGCTGGGCCTGTGGGTGCTTCACGCTGACCCGGACTACGCTGGGAACCTGATTCTGACCAAGCTGGACAAAGGTGGGTCGACGTCGTTTCTCCCCCGTGAAGACGCAGCAGCCTGTCTGTGCCTCCTCCCCAGCCAGCCTGGCCGTGGAGCTCACGTGGGACACGCCGTGCCAGAGCCGCGACGCAGAGGGAGCCTTCCTCATCTGCGGGACTCTCTACGTGGTCTACAACTCGCGTCACGGCGGGCGCTCCGCCGTCCAGTGCGTCTACGACATCCACCACACCCTTGGCAGGCGAGTGGAAAGGTCAGGCTCCTCTGGTGTCTCCCAGGTCAAAGCTGTCCCCTCTCTGCAGCGGGGAGACTCCCGTCCGGTTCTTCCCCAAGCGCTACACCAGCCACAGCAGCCTCAGCTACCACCCCGGCGACCAGCAGCTCTTCACCTGGGACGACGGCTACCAGACCGTGTACCAGGTGGAGACGCGCCGGAACCTTGCGCAGCCCGCTGGCGGCTGACCACCGGGCCAGAGTGGCGCCTCTGTCCCCGCAGCTCTGCGGTGGCTTCAGCTTGTTGCTCAACAATAAACCTTTGCTCGGCTGCCTGAATCACTGGGAATGA